Within Amycolatopsis sp. cg5, the genomic segment TCCAGACCGGGCCCGGTTTCGTCGACAAGAGCAACGTCGACGCCATCGCGCCCTACGCCCAGCGAGGTACCCGGTAATGGCCGTAGCAGCGCCCGCGCGGGCGGATGAACGCATGGCCAAACCGAGGTTCACCGACCGGCTGATCGCCGCGCCGGAGATCGGCGCGCTGCTCGGCGCCGTGCTCGTCTTCGTGTTCTTCTCCGTGGTCACCGACCAGTTCCTGAGCCCGCTCGGGGTCTCGACGTGGCTGGACGACTCGTCGACGCTCGGCATCATGGGCGTCGCGGTGGCGCTGCTGATGATCGGCGGCGAGTTCGACCTCTCCGCCGGGGTGATGACGGCGTCGACCTCGCTGGTCACCGCCATGCTGGCGACGCAGGCGGGCTGGAACGTCTGGCTCGCGCTGCTCGCCTCGCTGGCGTTCGCGCTGGCGGTCGGCGCGTTCAACGGCTGGCTGGTGATGAAGACCGGGCTGCCGAGCTTCATCGTCACGCTCGGCACCTTCCTGGCGTTGCAGGGGCTCAACCTCGGCATCACCAGGCTGGTCACCGGCACGGTCCAGGTCTCGGGCATGCGCTCGACCGACGGCTACGAGTCGGCGGGCGCGCTGTTCGCGTCCACTGTGGACATAGGCGGCACGCAGTTCCAGATCTCCATCGTCTGGTGGATCATCGTGGCTGCGGTGGCCGCGTGGGTGCTGGTGCGC encodes:
- a CDS encoding ABC transporter permease, encoding MAVAAPARADERMAKPRFTDRLIAAPEIGALLGAVLVFVFFSVVTDQFLSPLGVSTWLDDSSTLGIMGVAVALLMIGGEFDLSAGVMTASTSLVTAMLATQAGWNVWLALLASLAFALAVGAFNGWLVMKTGLPSFIVTLGTFLALQGLNLGITRLVTGTVQVSGMRSTDGYESAGALFASTVDIGGTQFQISIVWWIIVAAVAAWVLVRTKFGNWIFAVGGSLQSSRAVGVPVVRTKILLFMTTAFAGWIVGSINILRFASVQANQGIGLELQYIIAAVVGGCLLTGGFGSAVGAAIGALIFGMARQGIVFARWDSDWFMLFLGVMLLAAVLVNNTFRRRAERVRR